A genomic window from Cucumis melo cultivar AY chromosome 8, USDA_Cmelo_AY_1.0, whole genome shotgun sequence includes:
- the LOC103484866 gene encoding heptahelical transmembrane protein 4-like isoform X1 — MDMDTYEEVTEKFKISAETNEGHHKYSSKEGKGKRLWKKVKYQLVEYHALPAYLRDNEFILGHYRADWPMKQTLLSIFSIHNETLNVWTHLIGFFLFLSLTIYTATKIPDVVDIHPLQHWPDVLKKADLHKLQEELLTCLPSLPHFPDLQKLREELKTALPSLDMLSSLSRWHVVELLYNCLPQRFSHGNQTDDCVLRSMKEEVANMIAPLAMRPITRWPFFAFLGGAMFCLLASSTCHLLSCHSERVSYIMLRLDYAGIAALISTSFYPPVYYSFMCYPFFCSLYMGFITLLGIATILVSLLPMFQSPEYRTFRASLFLGMGLCGIAPILHKLILFWGSPEALHTTGYEILMGILYGLGALVYAARIPERWMPGKFDIAGHSHQLFHILVVAGAYTHYRAGLLYLKWRDLQGC; from the exons ATGGATATGGATACATATGAGGAAGTGACtgagaaatttaaaatttctgCTGAAACAAATGAGGGTCATCATAAGTATTCTTCGAAGGAGGGAAAGGGGAAAAGACTTTGGAAGAAGGTGAAGTATCAGCTGGTTGAGTACCACGCTCTACCAGCCTACTTGAGGGATAATGAATTCATTCTGGGCCATTACCGTGCTGATTGGCCTATGAAGCAGACACTGCTCAGCATCTTTTCCATTCACAATGAGACTCTTAATGTTTGGAC GCATTTAATTGgatttttcctctttctctcctTGACCATATACACTGCAACAAAGATTCCCGACGTTGTCGACATTCATCCTCTTCAACATTGGCCTGACGTATTGAAAAAAGCTGATTTGCACAAATTGCAAGAAGAACTCTTGACGTGCCTTCCTTCCTTGCCTCACTTCCCTGATCTGCAGAAGCTCAGGGAGGAGTTGAAGACTGCATTGCCTTCATTGGACATGCTTTCATCACTATCTCGTTGGCATGTTGTGGAACTCCTATACAATTGTTTACCTCAGCGATTCTCCCATGGAAATCAAACTGATGACTGTGTTCTG AGAAGTATGAAGGAGGAGGTTGCCAACATGATTGCACCCTTAGCTATGAGACCAATCACCCGGTGGCCTTTCTTCGCATTCTTGGGTGGAGCCATGTTTTGCCTGCTTGCCAGCAGCACTTGCCACCTTCTTTCCTGCCACTCCGAGCGTGTCTCGTACATAATGCTCAGACTAGACTATGCCGGAATTGCGGCCCTTATATCTACCTCCTTCTACCCCCCAGTTTACTACTCCTTCATGTGCTACCCCTTCTTTTGCAGTCTCTATATGGGGTTCATTACTCTCCTGGGAATTGCAACTATCTTGGTGTCTCTGCTGCCAATGTTTCAAAGTCCCGAATATCGCACTTTTCGAGCATCCCTCTTTCTTGGCATGGGCTTGTGTGGGATTGCCCCTATACTACACAAGCTTATCCTGTTCTGGGGCTCACCTGAAGCACTCCACACAACAGGGTATGAGATACTGATGGGGATACTTTATGGTCTTGGAGCCCTTGTTTATGCAGCAAGAATTCCGGAGCGATGGATGCCTGGAAAATTTGACATTGCTGGCCACAGCCACCAACTATTCCACATTTTAGTAGTTGCTGGGGCGTATACTCATTATCGCGCAGGACTGCTTTATCTCAAGTGGCGTGACCTCCAAGGTTGTTAG
- the LOC103484866 gene encoding heptahelical transmembrane protein 4-like isoform X2 encodes MLSSLSRWHVVELLYNCLPQRFSHGNQTDDCVLRSMKEEVANMIAPLAMRPITRWPFFAFLGGAMFCLLASSTCHLLSCHSERVSYIMLRLDYAGIAALISTSFYPPVYYSFMCYPFFCSLYMGFITLLGIATILVSLLPMFQSPEYRTFRASLFLGMGLCGIAPILHKLILFWGSPEALHTTGYEILMGILYGLGALVYAARIPERWMPGKFDIAGHSHQLFHILVVAGAYTHYRAGLLYLKWRDLQGC; translated from the exons ATGCTTTCATCACTATCTCGTTGGCATGTTGTGGAACTCCTATACAATTGTTTACCTCAGCGATTCTCCCATGGAAATCAAACTGATGACTGTGTTCTG AGAAGTATGAAGGAGGAGGTTGCCAACATGATTGCACCCTTAGCTATGAGACCAATCACCCGGTGGCCTTTCTTCGCATTCTTGGGTGGAGCCATGTTTTGCCTGCTTGCCAGCAGCACTTGCCACCTTCTTTCCTGCCACTCCGAGCGTGTCTCGTACATAATGCTCAGACTAGACTATGCCGGAATTGCGGCCCTTATATCTACCTCCTTCTACCCCCCAGTTTACTACTCCTTCATGTGCTACCCCTTCTTTTGCAGTCTCTATATGGGGTTCATTACTCTCCTGGGAATTGCAACTATCTTGGTGTCTCTGCTGCCAATGTTTCAAAGTCCCGAATATCGCACTTTTCGAGCATCCCTCTTTCTTGGCATGGGCTTGTGTGGGATTGCCCCTATACTACACAAGCTTATCCTGTTCTGGGGCTCACCTGAAGCACTCCACACAACAGGGTATGAGATACTGATGGGGATACTTTATGGTCTTGGAGCCCTTGTTTATGCAGCAAGAATTCCGGAGCGATGGATGCCTGGAAAATTTGACATTGCTGGCCACAGCCACCAACTATTCCACATTTTAGTAGTTGCTGGGGCGTATACTCATTATCGCGCAGGACTGCTTTATCTCAAGTGGCGTGACCTCCAAGGTTGTTAG
- the LOC103485337 gene encoding LOW QUALITY PROTEIN: putative glycosyltransferase 7 (The sequence of the model RefSeq protein was modified relative to this genomic sequence to represent the inferred CDS: inserted 4 bases in 2 codons; deleted 1 base in 1 codon; substituted 1 base at 1 genomic stop codon) — protein sequence MYSFLSNLYSQIAVYINNKNIGQKIPSPNISVFKSESFAGNELSDEIDPPDPTFYDHPSQLGYSIERRMEGWDQKGRHGWIGASKRILLVTGSQPXACNHXVGDHLLPRLFKNKVQXIFLLQPEMGSYWAKLPIILAAMLAHS from the exons ATGTATAGTTTTCTTTCAAATCTTTATTCCCAAATTGCCGtctatattaataataaaaatattggACAAAAAATTCCATCTCCAAACATTTCCGTATTTAAGAGTGAATCTTTCGCCGGAAATGAGTTATCCGACGAAATCGACCCGCCGGATCCGACTTTCTACGACCACCCTAGTCAGCTCGGTTACTCAATAGAGAGACGAATGGAGGGTTGGGACCAGAAA GGAAGACATGGCTGGATCGGAGCAAGCAAGCGAATACTTCTGGTCACCGGATCACAGCCGTAGGCGTGCAATCA AGTTGGCGATCACCTTCTACCGAGACTTTTCAAGAACAAGGTACA GATATTCTTATTACAACCTGAAATGGGCTCTTATTGGGCCAAACTTCCAATAATCCTGGCCGCAATGTTGGCCCATTCATAA
- the LOC103484867 gene encoding galactomannan galactosyltransferase 1-like — translation MLSPHSSSPSMAKPTLRHRASACLADVFRFLVGSFLALLLLWTFSSFFTPSPSNFDTLHPPSDFASSSHNSQNQYPSLAYDPPDITFYDDPKLSYSIQKPIKNWDEKRRHWLKHHPSFSAGASERVLLITASQPKPCRNPIGDHLLLRFFKNKVDYCRIHGYDIFYNNALLQPEMFSYWAKLPVVRAAMIAHPEAEWIWWVDSDALFTDMEFKLPLDRYKNHNLIVHGWSHLIYERKSWTGLNAGVFLMRNCQWSMDFMDVWASMGPQTPNYEKWGQVLKSTIPDKLFPESDDQTGLVYLLYKEKEKWGNKIYLEGEYYFEGYWEEIVTTFDNITDKYREMERGGQELRRRHAEKVSEQYGVFREKYLKEAGNGKGSWRRPFITHFTGCQPCSGDHNQMYSGGSCWDGMRKALNFADNQVLRKYGFVHPDAMDPSVSEVPYDYPA, via the coding sequence ATGCTTTCTCCTCACTCTTCCTCACCTTCCATGGCTAAACCCACTCTCCGCCACAGGGCTTCTGCCTGTCTCGCCGACGTTTTCCGTTTCCTCGTCGGTTCATTCCTCGCTCTTCTTCTCCTCTGGaccttttcctctttctttacTCCTTCCCCTTCTAATTTCGATACCCTTCACCCTCCTTCTGATTTTGCCTCTTCTTCCCATAATTCCCAAAATCAGTATCCTTCTCTGGCGTATGACCCACCGGACATTACCTTCTACGATGACCCCAAACTCAGCTACTCCATTCAGAAACCCATCAAGAATTGGGATGAGAAGCGCCGCCATTGGCTCAAACACCACCCTTCTTTCTCTGCCGGAGCCTCCGAGAGGGTGCTTCTGATAACGGCTTCGCAGCCCAAGCCGTGCCGGAACCCCATCGGCGACCACTTGCTACTGAGATTCTTCAAGAACAAAGTGGACTACTGCCGTATCCACGGCTACGATATTTTCTACAACAACGCGCTACTCCAGCCGGAAATGTTCTCGTACTGGGCGAAACTACCGGTGGTTCGAGCAGCCATGATAGCCCACCCAGAAGCCGAGTGGATCTGGTGGGTCGACTCAGACGCGTTGTTCACCGACATGGAATTCAAGCTTCCATTAGACCGTTACAAAAACCACAACCTCATCGTCCACGGCTGGTCCCACTTAATTTACGAACGGAAAAGCTGGACAGGACTGAACGCCGGCGTGTTTCTCATGAGAAACTGCCAATGGTCCATGGACTTCATGGACGTATGGGCCAGCATGGGCCCACAAACCCCAAATTACGAGAAGTGGGGACAAGTATTGAAGTCGACGATTCCGGACAAGCTGTTCCCGGAATCAGACGATCAAACGGGGCTGGTTTATCTTCTTTACAAGGAGAAAGAGAAATGGGGGAACAAGATTTACTTAGAAGGGGAATATTACTTCGAAGGGTATTGGGAAGAGATCGTTACAACATTCGACAACATCACCGATAAGTACAGGGAAATGGAGAGAGGGGGACAGGAGCTGCGGAGGCGGCATGCGGAGAAGGTGAGCGAGCAATACGGTGTGTTTAGGGAGAAGTATTTGAAAGAAGCTGGAAATGGTAAAGGGAGTTGGAGAAGGCCTTTTATCACACACTTCACTGGGTGTCAGCCTTGTAGTGGAGATCACAATCAGATGTATTCTGGTGGATCTTGTTGGGATGGGATGCGTAAAGCTTTGAATTTTGCTGATAACCAAGTGCTTAGAAAGTATGGTTTCGTGCACCCAGATGCGATGGATCCTTCCGTCTCTGAAGTTCCTTATGATTATCCTGCCTGA
- the LOC103484868 gene encoding uncharacterized protein LOC103484868 → MAELKLSESRDLTRIERIGAHSHIRGLGLDSSLEPRAVSEGMVGQTAARKAAGVILQMIKEGKIAGRAVLLAGQPGTGKTAIAMGMAKSLGLETPFAMIAGSELFSLEMSKTEALMQAFRKSIGVRIKEETEIIEGEVVEVQIDRPAVAGAASKTGKLTLKTTDMETVYDLGAKMIEALGKEKVQSGDVIAIDKASGKITKLGRSFSRSRDYDAMGPQTKFVQCPDGELQKRKEVVHCVTLHEIDVINSRTQGFLALFTGDTGEIRAEVREQIDTKVAEWREEGKAEIVPGVLFIDEVHMLDIECFSFLNRALENEMAPILVVATNRGITTIRGTNYKSPHGIPIDLLDRLLIISTQPYTEDEIRKILDIRSQEEEVEMSEEAKRLLTTIGVETSLRYAIHLITAAALACQKRKGKIVEMEDINRVYHLFLDVKRSTQYLMEYQNQYMFSELGDGEEDDSNAMNP, encoded by the exons ATGGCGGAGCTGAAGCTGTCGGAGAGCCGCGACCTAACGCGAATTGAGCGCATTGGGGCTCACTCCCACATCCGCGGCCTCGGCCTTGATTCCTCCCTTGAACCACGGGCCGTCTCCGAGGGAATGGTTGGCCAAACCGCCGCTCGTAAGGCCGCTGGTGTCATTCTTCAGATGATCAAAGAAGGAAAAATTGCCGGTCGGGCTGTTCTCCTCGCTGGTCAGCCTGGTACTGGCAAGACTGCTATTGCCATGGGCATGGCTAAGTCCCTTGGTCTTGAAACTCCTTTCGCAATGATTGCTGGCAGTGAGCTCTTTTCTCTGGAAATGTCCAAAACCGAAGCGTTGATGCAGGCCTTCCGTAAATCTATTGGCGTCCGAATAAAGGAAGAAACCGAGATTATTGAAGGAGAGGTCGTTGAGGTTCAAATAGACAGGCCAGCGGTTGCCGGGGCAGCGTCGAAGACTGGGAAACTTACTTTGAAAACAACGGATATGGAAACGGTATATGATTTGGGGGCGAAGATGATTGAAGCTTTGGGAAAGGAAAAGGTGCAGAGCGGGGATGTAATTGCGATTGATAAGGCCTCCGGGAAAATTACTAAGTTAGGGAGGTCTTTCTCTAGGTCTAGGGATTATGATGCAATGGGTCCCCAAACAAAGTTTGTGCAATGCCCCGATGGTGAGTTGCAGAAGCGGAAGGAGGTTGTACATTGTGTCACACTCCATGAGATTGATGTCATCAATAGCAG AACGCAAGGTTTCTTAGCTCTATTCACTGGCGACACTGGAGAAATTCGAGCTGAAGTAAGGGAACAAATCGATACCAAAGTGGCCGAGTGGAGGGAAGAAGGCAAGGCCGAGATAGTTCCAGGTGTTCTCTTTATTGATGAGGTTCATATGCTTGATATTGAGTGCTTCTCTTTCCTTAATCGTGCTTTGGAGAATGAGATGGCTCCGATACTAGTTGTTGCTACGAACAGGGGGATTACCACAATCCGGGGAACAAACTACAAATCCCCTCATGGTATTCCTATTGATCTTCTTGATCGCTTACTTATAATTTCTACTCAACCTTATACGGAGGATGAAATCCGAAAGATTTTAGATATCAGATCTCAAGAGGAAGAAGTAGAAATGTCTGAAGAGGCAAAGAGACTTTTGACCACAATTGGTGTAGAAACATCTCTTAGATATGCCATCCATTTAATCACAGCCGCTGCTTTGGCATGTCAAAAGCGAAAGGGGAAGATTGTGGAGATGGAAGACATAAATCGTGTATATCATCTATTCTTAGATGTGAAGAGATCAACTCAGTACTTGATGGAGTACCAAAATCAATACATGTTCAGCGAATTGGGAGATGGTGAAGAAGATGATTCTAATGCTATGAACCCTTGA
- the LOC103484869 gene encoding uncharacterized protein LOC103484869 encodes MDAFCAYASSSSSSSSSFLAKKNDQSEHQIVKREFSTYSNNNNNNIHCVRKPMAKPWKKPAIAPLPPTRPRVYKVDPINFRGLVQKLTGLAELRSPRLQKMAPPPLDISRRQDACSAAVEDTVFKASPLLKVENEAVDGGGFLELNLSPFNKNWCSFPALSPETLAILDAI; translated from the coding sequence atGGATGCATTTTGTGCTTATGCTTcttcatcctcttcctcttcttccagCTTCTTGGCTAAAAAAAATGACCAATCTGAGCATCAAATTGTGAAGAGGGAATTTTCGActtattctaataataataacaacaacattCATTGTGTTCGGAAGCCGATGGCGAAGCCGTGGAAGAAGCCGGCGATTGCACCACTGCCACCCACTCGGCCCAGGGTTTACAAAGTCGACCCAATTAACTTCCGGGGTTTGGTTCAGAAGCTTACCGGCTTGGCCGAGCTCCGATCTCCACGGCTCCAAAAAATGGCGCCACCACCGCTTGATATTTCCCGGCGCCAAGACGCTTGCTCTGCCGCCGTGGAAGACACGGTGTTTAAGGCTTCGCCGCTTTTGAAGGTGGAGAATGAGGCGGTGGACGGTGGCGGCTTTCTTGAGCTCAATTTGTCGCCCTTCAACAAGAATTGGTGCTCTTTCCCTGCTTTGAGCCCGGAGACTCTGGCCATTTTGGATGCAATTtag